A stretch of DNA from Nonlabens ponticola:
CCTTATTCAGTGGCTGGCGGTAATAATTAAAACCCCAAGCCAGGTGAAAGAACAGCAATAGGATATTTGCAGTCAGGAATAGTTGCGTGTACCGCTTTCTTGCCTGCCGATAGGCACGGCGCGACTCCTGCATTGAGCGTAGTCGAAGTGGCGCAATAAGTTCCCATCGATAAACTATCAACCAGCGCAGCATCAATAGTCCACCGACTACATAAACAACATCGCCAAAAGAAAACGGCAGCCATCCTAAACCTATGCGCATGGCGCGAGCTATATACGGATAGATGCCGGTGCTGTAGTAGGTTTCTATGAAATTTGGGAATGACCTTAGGATACGGTAGCCTATAATTTGAATCGCAAGCGATGTAAAGGACAAGATAAGTACCCAGCTTTTCTTCATGACGCTAATCTATTAATAGGATTTTACAAACTAGGTATTGTGGTGACTTTTTCCCGACCTTTGATCAAAATAACATCCTATGAATATCGTCCTTGCCGACTTTAATCTACACACGCCGTTATTGCCTTTCACCTATACGCGACCAACATCGCACATACGTTGCGGTATATTGACCATGGCTCAACGATGGGAAAAAATGCTGGACGCAACAGCTAGCTATTTGACGCAGGATTATCTGCAAACCAAATACCAGCTTGAGGAAACCGATGATAACCTTGTAGTGGCTGGACATATCTTTGCTACTGAGAAACTCGCCAAAGCAATTCTCAATCTAGAGCTAGGTCAAAAACTCATGGGTGGTAATCATGTCATCGCTTATAGAGCCAGTAAGATCCATACACCAACTATCGAGCTCACTCAAGTGCTTTTTACAGATGAAGAAGTCGATGGAATTTTTAATACTTGGGATATCTTTTCAAAAAATGGTAAAGCACTACAAGCAGATTTTGAACTGATCACCGCTGGCAGAAAAAGCCAACCCATTCCAGAAACGGTACAGACTGTCAATCCAGAAAACATTTTTATTGAGGAAGGCGCAAAACTGCAATTTGCCATACTCAATGCATCGACTGGTCCGATTTATATTGGCAAAAATGCCGAGGTCATGGAAGGCAGCATCATACGCGGTGGTTTTGCACTATGTGAACACAGCGCTACAAAACTAGGAACTAAGGTCTATGGCCCGACGACGGTAGGCCCACATTCCAAAATTGGCGGTGAGGTCAACAATAGCGTCATCTTTGGTTATTCAAACAAAGGTCATGAAGGCTTCCTAGGCAACAGCGTACTAGGCGAGTGGTGTAACATCGGTGCAGATTCTAACACCAGCAATCTCAAAAACAATTATGCCGAGGTCAAATTGTGGAATTATGAAACAGGTAGGTTTGCAAAAACTGGTTTACAATTCTGTGGGCTCATGCTAGGCGATCACTCAAAATGTGGCATTAATACCATGTTCAATACAGGAACCGTAGTTGGTGTAAGTGCCAATATTTACGGTGCTGGCTACCCGCGCAATTTCATTCCATCCTTTAATTGGGGTGGCCCGCAAGGAAACATGGTTTACAAGACAGATAAGGCCTATGAAGTGGCAGATGTCGTGATGAAACGCCGTGGCTTATCGTTGCAGCAAGAAGATAAAGATATTCTCGACGCAGTTTTTGAGCGTACCAGACAGTATCGCAAGGCTTAATCTACCTTCTCATAACGTTCTGCACAGGCTTCCATACACTGATAGCGTACTTCAAGGATCTTACCATTAAGTTCAAAAGCTGCGATACAGCCGCCTTTATTGAAGCTCTTGGTGGTCATGTCTAGTTCGGCTGTTTTGCCAGCGGTAAAAAAGTTGCCCACACAAACGTTCTCGTTGGATACAACGGTACCTTCCTTTTTAAAAGTCAAGGTCTTATCGCTATCTGTTTCTTGAAATTTAGCACTGCCATTACCAGGATCTGCAAGAGAATGAGTGATTCTCCAGGTACCATAAATAGGCGATTTTGATTCGGTAGTATTTGATCCACAGGAGACAAAAAGTAGGGCAACTGCGATGATAGTTAGGGCTTTCAACGTGAGTAATTTAAGGTTAAGATACATCATTTATCGATATCAGGTCATTTTACATTTTCAATCATACTTTGCTATCTTTCCTGTTTATCAATTTATAAGCATGAGAATTCTAGTAATAATTGCAATAATCCTGGCTGGTAGCACCTTAACTTCTTGTAAGGCGAGAAAAAATGTTGATGATTTAGCTTTCGCGAAAGCGCAATCAACCAAAACACCTCAACAATTCAAGGGCTTCTTCAATTTCAATTATGATGTAAACAAGGGCGCTATATCGCTAGAAGTCAAAGATCTAGATAGCGAATTTCTCTACGTACACGCGCTGGCAACAGGATTGGGATCCAATGATATAGGATTGGATCGAGGCCAGTTGGGTGGTGGCGTTGTGGTAAAATGGATCAAGGCAGGCAACAAATTACTGCTCGTTCAACCCAATTTATCCTATCGTGCAATTACCGAAAATAACGAAGAACAAGCCAGCGTGGAAGAGGCTTTTGCACGATCTGTACTGTATGGATTTGAGATCAAAAAGACCGTTGATGACGTCCATACCATTGACTTGACACCATTCCTACTAGAAGATGCTCATGGCGTGGCACAACGATTAAAATCTAGAAACCAGGGAATCTACAAAATAGATAAATCGCGCAGCGCATTGTGGATGGAAAATACTATGGCATTTCCCGATAATGTGGAGTTTCAAGCCATGCTCACATTCACTGGTGAGCCTAAAGGTAGCGACCTGCGTAGCGTGGCTCCAGATGCGAGCAGCGTGAGTGTGATCCAGCATCACAGTTTTGTACGCTTGCCTGATGATCAGTATGAACCTAGAGAATTTCACCCGAGATCAGGATCATTTTACACTAGTTATCTAGATTACAGTACACCTATCTCGCAGCCCATTCGGAAGCGATTGATCACCAGACATAGACTCGCCAAAAAGAATCCAGAACTAGCTATGAGTGAGCCAGTAGAGCCTATCATCTACTATCTGGATCCTGGTACGCCACAACCAGTGCGCGATGCGCTTATCGATGGTGCCAGTTGGTGGAACGAGGCTTTTGAAGCTGCAGGATATAAAAATGCCTTTCAGGTAAAAATGTTACCTGCTGATGCACATCCACTAGATGTGCGCTACAATGTGATACAATGGGTGCATCGCAGTACGCGTGGCTGGAGTTATGGTGGCTCGATAACAGATCCTAGAACTGGCGAAATCATAAAAGGGCATGTTTCATTAGGTAGTTTGCGCATACGTCAGGATTACATGCTGGCGCAAGGAATGCTAGATAAGCCTTTTGCAAACGGTCAGGAATCACCAGAAATGCTAGAAATGGCACTGGCTCGTATCAGACAACTAGGCGCGCATGAGGTAGGTCACACGCTGGGTTTTGCCCATAATTTTGCTGCGAGCATGAGCGATCGCGCTAGTGTCATGGATTATCCGCATCCCAAGTATGATTTGAAAAATGGCAAGATTGATCTATCTGATGCTTATGATACAGGCATAGGTGAATGGGATAAATTGACGGTGCAATATTCTTATGGCGATCCAGCGGCTGGACAGTCGCAGGAAGAATACTTGCAATCCATTTTACAGAAAGCCATTGATCAAGATTTGCTCTTCATTACAGATAGTGATGCGCGCGCTAGCAGCGGTGCGAGTGCAGACGCACATTTATGGGATAGCGGAGAAAGCGCCGTCGATGAATTGGAACGTATCCTTAAGGTACGTCAGGTAGCTATGAAGCAATTTGGCCTGGATAATATTCCTAATGGGCAACCTATCAGTGTTCTGGAAGATGTTTTCGTACCAGTCTATTTCTCACACAGGTATCAGGTAGAGGCGGCTAGCAAGTTATTAGGTGGTATGAGATACAGCTATGCTATTAAAGGAGACCCTAAGTTCACTTATGTGCAAAAAGCAGAGCACGAAAAAGCGCTAAAAGTATTATTAAACACACTTGATGTGAATCAATTGACCATACCAGAAGATTTGTTGACTTTGTTTGCGCCTAGGTCTTATGGGTACAATCGCGACCGGGAAAGCTTCAAATCCCAAACGGGCGTCGCTTTTGATCCAGTTGCTGCAGCTGTCACTAGTGCTGACATCACACTGGATCTCATGCTCAATGCAACAAGACTCAACCGCATCGCACAACAAGAAATTTATGGTGATAATCTTGAATTGTCTGAGATGATTGAAGAACTAACCGATAAGATTTTCTCTAACGACACAAACACAGCTTATGAGCAATTAATTACTGACAGAATCAAAGAACAATACGTCAACAAATTGCTGATGGCTACTAATTCATCCAGTATCAATGCTGTGGTTAAAGGCCAAATTCTTGCTCAAATCAGTAGGATAGAGAGCCTATTAAGTAAATCGAGTAATCCAACGGATAAGGTATTGCTGCAAAGCATTGAACAAGCAAGACAGCATCCTGAAATGATCAAAGAATTACCAGTTGCAAAAATTCCAGATGGTAGTCCGATAGGTAGTTGTGGAATGTAGATTCTTGAAATCCCAAATCCCAAATCCCAAATTCCAAACTCCAAATCCAAAACTGAGGACTGAGGCTTCTCGAAGTCCGATTGTTAAAAATCCTAAATTCCAAATTTCGAGCAGAATGCTTGTTCGAGCGTAGTCGAGAACTACTTATGTGAGAAATCCCAAATCCCAAATCCCAAATCCCAAATCCCAAATCCCAAATCCCAAATCCCAAATTAAAGCAAAATGCGTGTTCGAACGCAGTCGAGAACTAATTGTCATGAAGTTTAAAATTCAGATTGTCAGTATCTAAATACTAAATACTAAATACTAAATACTGAATACTGAAAACCGAACACTGAATAATCGAGGACAGAGGCCACTCGAAGTCCGATTGAAAGTTTAAATAAAACAACGGATTCTTTACAATCCACCTACCGCAGCCTCAGCACAACGTTCACCGTCCATGGCTGCACTGACAATACCACCGGCGTAGCCACCACCTTCACCGCACGGATATAGATTTTTTATTTGTGGATGTTCCAGCGTTTCAGTGCGCGGTATTTTTACGGGAGATGATGTTCTAGATTCTACACCTACTATGTTGGCTTCATTGGTATTGTAGCCATGCATTTTGTGACCAAAAGCTGCAAAGCCTTTTCGCAATCTACTGCCTATGAGTTTGGGTAATAAACTATGTAACGGCGCACTATGCAATCCAGGCTGATAAGAGGTTTCATTGAGAGTATCGGACAGTTTACCATCAACAAAATCCGTCAATCGCTGTGCTGGAGCCGTTTGTGATTTACCGCCTGCGGTAAAAGAAAGTTGTTCTAGATTTTTTTGAAATTCCAATCCAGCCAGCGCGCCATGTTTTTCAAATGATTTGAGATCGGTATCGGCATTGATTTCGACCACTATGCCAGAGTTGGCAAACTTATTATTGCGTCGCGATGGCGACATACCATTGACTACGACTTCGCCAGATTGGGTGGCAGCAGGAACGATAAAACCACCAGGACACATACAAAAAGAATAGACGCCGCGGCCTTTTATTTGCTGTACCAGACTGTAAGACGCAGCTGGCAACAACTCGCTACGCTCGCCGTCACAACTGTATTGAATAGAATCAATGATATGTTGCGGATGCTCAACACGCACGCCCATGGCAAATGATTTGGCTTCAATCGTCACTTTTTTGCGATGCAGTAATTCAAAAATATCTCTAGCGGAATGGCCTGTTGCTAGTATCACTTTATTTACGGCGACTTCATCTTGATCATTTAATATTAATGAGGTTATCGCATCATTTCTTAAAATAAAATCAGTGACTCTCGTCTCAAAATGGATCTCACCACCATACTGTAAGATGGTTTCCCGTATGCGCTGGATGATTTTGGGTAGCTTGTTCGTACCTATATGCGGATGCGCATCTACTAGAATTTCGTTAGTCGCGCCATGAAAAACCAAGTTTTCAAAAATGCGACGCACATCGCCACGTTTCAAACTGCGCGTGTATAATTTACCATCGCTGTATGTTCCTGCGCCACCTTCGCCAAAACAATAGTTGGAATCCTCGTCAACCACATGATCCTGATTGATGGCCTTGATATCGCGACGTCGTTTTTGCACATCCTTGCCACGTTCATAAACTACTGGTTTGTAGCCTAATTCCATACAACGCAATGCTGCATACATTCCAGCTGGGCCAAAGCCGATGATATGAACTTTTGACGCCTTAGAAACGTCTTGATAATCAAATTTATATTCGGATTCTTGAGGTAGAGGCTCGTTTATGTAAACGGCTATCTTGTAATTAAAAACCACAATCTTTTTGCGTGCATCAATAGACTTACGCAATACCACGATGCCGTTGATATTTGACACATCTTCACCTAGGTGTAAAGCAGCTCTTCTTGTAAGATCAGGATCTTGCTCTTCTTCAGGCAAACTTACTCGCAGCTGTATCTCTTTAATCATGCTGCAAAGCTATGGATTATAAATGCTTATTCACTAACTCTAATATAGTGCGGACGCCTTTCTTTAACGTAATATTCTTTACGTTCATTTTCACTTTTGAAAATCAGAGGATCCATGCTATAACTCACAAAGTGACCATCATTCGTTCTAGTTCTTTTAGTGAATAGCAAATCATTCTTACCATCGTTTTTCATCTTGAACTCCCAAATATCACCAGTTGAGAATTTTAAAGTGATCATGTTATCTCCAAAGCCATTGATATCTTCAGGGTCAGGAACTATTCTGAATTCTTTGCGATCATAGAGAGTGTCATCTTTCTTTTTATAGAATTCAATTTCTCTAGATTCAATAATTATTTTCTCATGTTTTGGGTAATTGCTTATTTCTGAATTAAAGATCCATGTACCGCGCATCTTTTTAAATTCAGCCTCGTGATATCTAAACAAAATCCATTCAATTTGATCGCCTGCTTCACTCTTTTTTAGCTTCCTATAGTCGTGCATGTAGACCTTGTGATAATTTCTCAAAGCATCCAAATCATTAGAATCTTTTAATGCCTCGCGCGCTTTTGTAACAAAGTCGTTGAGTTTAGGCTCATCGTCTTGGCCATAGGAAAATACATAGCAAAAAAGAAGTAAGGTCAAAAGCTGGTACCTCATAACTTGATTTTTCAAATTTTGAATGATGTGGATGGACGATGGTCTTAATCCTATTATATTTAAAGATATGAAACAATCTATCTATTTCTTATTGACTTTTACGTCGTTCATTCTAAATGCACAACAACAGTATTTCCCACAATCAACCGCTAGCTGGGAAACTATTTCCTATCAAGAAGCTGGACTGGATGCAGATAAGATGGATGATGTGGTAGCTTTCGCGAAAGCTAACGAGTACAAAGGCTCCAGAGATTTGAGAATAGCTATTCTGGATGGATTCAAGAAAGAACCATTCCATGAGATATTGGGTCCTACCAAAAAGCGCGGTGGTCCAGCAGGCATGATCTTGAAAAATGGAAAGATCGTCAAGGCTTGGGGCGACGTAAATCGAGTGGACATGACATTTTCTGTCACAAAAAGTTTTCTATCAACCGTTGCAGGTATAGCATTGGATAAAGGATTAATTGCTAGCGAGAATGACACCGTAGCAAATTATGTTTGGGATGGCACCTTTGCTGGTAAGCAGAATTCGCAGATCACTTGGAGCCAATTATTACAACAAAACAGCGCCTGGCAAGGTGAGTTGTATGGCGTCAAGGACTGGGCAGACCGACCACCACGTGATGGTGACGTTGATGATTGGCAGTATGCGCAGCCTCATAAACCAGGTACGGTCATGGAATATAACGATGTGCGAGTAAATGTGCTAGCATACAGTTTATTGCAGGTGCATCGCAAACCGCTGCCTGTGGTCCTCAAGGAGAATATCATGGATCCAATAGGCGCGAGCATAACCTGGCGTTGGAAAGGCTATGATAACGCATGGGAAACGGTAGATGGTCTGCAAATGAAGTCGGTTACTGGTGGTGGCCACAGCGGTGCTGGAATGTTTATTAATACAACAGACATGGCGAGATTTGGCTTGCTATTTATCAATAATGGTAACTGGAACGGCAAGCAATTGATCTCACGGGAATTTATAGATCGCGCTTTGACACCATCGACTCCAAATCCCAATTACGGATACATGTGGTGGCTCAATAATGCGGATGGATCACGGCACTGGAATGGAGTAGGCGAGAACGTTTTTTATGCCGCTGGCTTTGGCGGTAACTTTATCATTGTTGATCGCGAGCACGACCTGGTGATCGTTACCAGGTGGTTGGAGCCTAGCAAGGTAGAGGAGTTTATGCAGCTGATTACTGCTGCTATTGACTGAGACAAATTATTGATGCGACTCCTTTAAAATAACTTAAGAAATAAGAGATTGACCGAATACCCAAAAGATATCCAATTCAAGTATCCGTGGAGAAAATATCAAGAAAAAGTGCTGCGTGAACTTAATCATCACTTAAGGGATAAACACCTACATATTATCGCACCTCCAGGATCAGGTAAGACTGTTTTGGGAATTGAAGTTGCTATAAGATTAAACAAACCTACCCTGATTCTTGGACCAACTTTGGCCATACGTAACCAATGGATACAACGGTTTTGTGAGCTTTTTCTACAAACCAATGTCACGCCAGATTGGATTTCGCGTGATATTAGAAATCCTGATTTTCTAACCGTGGTCACTTATCAAGGTTTACACGCAGCGTGCAATAATTGGAATCTTATAGAAGAAGAGTTTGAGGAAGAAGAGGATGCTGATGTTGAAGAAACACCATCAAGATCCTCTCGATCTGAACTTTCCAAGATTGTAGGATTGCTCCAATCTAAAAACATTGGGACTATTGTGGTAGACGAGGCACATCACCTGAAAAAAGAATGGTGGCATACTTTGATACAGATTAAGTCTGAATTAGATCCAGTAATTGTTGGACTAACAGCCACGCCACCTTATGATGTGAACTATACTCAATGGCATCGATACATAAGTTTAAATGGCCCGATTGATACCGAAATCTCAGTTCCAGAATTGGTAATTGAAGAAGACTTATGTCCGCATCAGGATTATGTCCATTTTACTATGCCTACCAAGGATGAGCGTCGTAAAATCATCAATTTCAGAACCAATGTTGGTAAACTGTATAGAGAGGTTAAGGCTGATGACACACTTGCAATAGCAGTAGAGCAGCATCCTATCTGGCAGAACCCATTGGATCATTTAGATTGGATCTATGACAATCTTCAGTACTATTCGGCTATTTTAATATTCTTGAAATCTTTTGGTAAAGAAATACCAGAGTCACATCAAGAGGTCATCAATGACAAAAATGCTGAGATTCCCGCTTTTGATTATAGATGGGCTGAAGAATTATTGGAATTTTATCTGTTTAGGGAAGAAGAAGCCTTTCCCGATTTTATAGAACACCAAAAAAGACTGTTAAGCAGACTCAAAAGATACGGAGCTGTTGAACGTAATAAAGTCAATTTTCTATACAATAGAAATCTGGCTGGTTTGCTTACATCAAGTATTAGCAAAATTAATAGCATTCAAGAAATCGTCGATTTTGAACGTTCACATCTAGGTTGCGATTTACGCCTGGTTATTCTTTCGGATTATATCCGTAAGGAGTATCTAATTAATGAAAATGAGAACAGTCTAGATCTAAATAAAATGGGAGTCATCCCAATTTTTGAGAAGTTGAGAAGATCTAATAGGGGTAAATCAAAAATAGGAGTTCTGACAGGTTCGATTATTATTATTCCTGACAACGCCTACGGTGCTTTACAAGCCAAAGCGTTCAAAAATGGTCTTGATGAGATCAACACAGTTACCTTAACCTATGATAATGAATACCTAATCATAAATCGCACAGAGCAGAACAAAAATCAAATCGTGCATCTAATTACAGAACTCTTTGAAGATGGAGAAATTGAAATTCTTGTGGGTACAAAATCTTTGCTGGGTGAAGGTTGGGATGCACCGTGTATCAACACATTGATTTTGGCAACATTTGTTGGGTCCTTTGTCTTGTCTAATCAGATGCGAGGTAGAGCCATCAGGACTCAAAATCTAAACTTAGATAAAACTGCCAATATATGGCATCT
This window harbors:
- a CDS encoding GlmU family protein, translated to MNIVLADFNLHTPLLPFTYTRPTSHIRCGILTMAQRWEKMLDATASYLTQDYLQTKYQLEETDDNLVVAGHIFATEKLAKAILNLELGQKLMGGNHVIAYRASKIHTPTIELTQVLFTDEEVDGIFNTWDIFSKNGKALQADFELITAGRKSQPIPETVQTVNPENIFIEEGAKLQFAILNASTGPIYIGKNAEVMEGSIIRGGFALCEHSATKLGTKVYGPTTVGPHSKIGGEVNNSVIFGYSNKGHEGFLGNSVLGEWCNIGADSNTSNLKNNYAEVKLWNYETGRFAKTGLQFCGLMLGDHSKCGINTMFNTGTVVGVSANIYGAGYPRNFIPSFNWGGPQGNMVYKTDKAYEVADVVMKRRGLSLQQEDKDILDAVFERTRQYRKA
- a CDS encoding zinc-dependent metalloprotease, giving the protein MRILVIIAIILAGSTLTSCKARKNVDDLAFAKAQSTKTPQQFKGFFNFNYDVNKGAISLEVKDLDSEFLYVHALATGLGSNDIGLDRGQLGGGVVVKWIKAGNKLLLVQPNLSYRAITENNEEQASVEEAFARSVLYGFEIKKTVDDVHTIDLTPFLLEDAHGVAQRLKSRNQGIYKIDKSRSALWMENTMAFPDNVEFQAMLTFTGEPKGSDLRSVAPDASSVSVIQHHSFVRLPDDQYEPREFHPRSGSFYTSYLDYSTPISQPIRKRLITRHRLAKKNPELAMSEPVEPIIYYLDPGTPQPVRDALIDGASWWNEAFEAAGYKNAFQVKMLPADAHPLDVRYNVIQWVHRSTRGWSYGGSITDPRTGEIIKGHVSLGSLRIRQDYMLAQGMLDKPFANGQESPEMLEMALARIRQLGAHEVGHTLGFAHNFAASMSDRASVMDYPHPKYDLKNGKIDLSDAYDTGIGEWDKLTVQYSYGDPAAGQSQEEYLQSILQKAIDQDLLFITDSDARASSGASADAHLWDSGESAVDELERILKVRQVAMKQFGLDNIPNGQPISVLEDVFVPVYFSHRYQVEAASKLLGGMRYSYAIKGDPKFTYVQKAEHEKALKVLLNTLDVNQLTIPEDLLTLFAPRSYGYNRDRESFKSQTGVAFDPVAAAVTSADITLDLMLNATRLNRIAQQEIYGDNLELSEMIEELTDKIFSNDTNTAYEQLITDRIKEQYVNKLLMATNSSSINAVVKGQILAQISRIESLLSKSSNPTDKVLLQSIEQARQHPEMIKELPVAKIPDGSPIGSCGM
- a CDS encoding NAD(P)/FAD-dependent oxidoreductase gives rise to the protein MIKEIQLRVSLPEEEQDPDLTRRAALHLGEDVSNINGIVVLRKSIDARKKIVVFNYKIAVYINEPLPQESEYKFDYQDVSKASKVHIIGFGPAGMYAALRCMELGYKPVVYERGKDVQKRRRDIKAINQDHVVDEDSNYCFGEGGAGTYSDGKLYTRSLKRGDVRRIFENLVFHGATNEILVDAHPHIGTNKLPKIIQRIRETILQYGGEIHFETRVTDFILRNDAITSLILNDQDEVAVNKVILATGHSARDIFELLHRKKVTIEAKSFAMGVRVEHPQHIIDSIQYSCDGERSELLPAASYSLVQQIKGRGVYSFCMCPGGFIVPAATQSGEVVVNGMSPSRRNNKFANSGIVVEINADTDLKSFEKHGALAGLEFQKNLEQLSFTAGGKSQTAPAQRLTDFVDGKLSDTLNETSYQPGLHSAPLHSLLPKLIGSRLRKGFAAFGHKMHGYNTNEANIVGVESRTSSPVKIPRTETLEHPQIKNLYPCGEGGGYAGGIVSAAMDGERCAEAAVGGL
- a CDS encoding serine hydrolase domain-containing protein, whose translation is MKQSIYFLLTFTSFILNAQQQYFPQSTASWETISYQEAGLDADKMDDVVAFAKANEYKGSRDLRIAILDGFKKEPFHEILGPTKKRGGPAGMILKNGKIVKAWGDVNRVDMTFSVTKSFLSTVAGIALDKGLIASENDTVANYVWDGTFAGKQNSQITWSQLLQQNSAWQGELYGVKDWADRPPRDGDVDDWQYAQPHKPGTVMEYNDVRVNVLAYSLLQVHRKPLPVVLKENIMDPIGASITWRWKGYDNAWETVDGLQMKSVTGGGHSGAGMFINTTDMARFGLLFINNGNWNGKQLISREFIDRALTPSTPNPNYGYMWWLNNADGSRHWNGVGENVFYAAGFGGNFIIVDREHDLVIVTRWLEPSKVEEFMQLITAAID
- a CDS encoding DEAD/DEAH box helicase family protein, which encodes MTEYPKDIQFKYPWRKYQEKVLRELNHHLRDKHLHIIAPPGSGKTVLGIEVAIRLNKPTLILGPTLAIRNQWIQRFCELFLQTNVTPDWISRDIRNPDFLTVVTYQGLHAACNNWNLIEEEFEEEEDADVEETPSRSSRSELSKIVGLLQSKNIGTIVVDEAHHLKKEWWHTLIQIKSELDPVIVGLTATPPYDVNYTQWHRYISLNGPIDTEISVPELVIEEDLCPHQDYVHFTMPTKDERRKIINFRTNVGKLYREVKADDTLAIAVEQHPIWQNPLDHLDWIYDNLQYYSAILIFLKSFGKEIPESHQEVINDKNAEIPAFDYRWAEELLEFYLFREEEAFPDFIEHQKRLLSRLKRYGAVERNKVNFLYNRNLAGLLTSSISKINSIQEIVDFERSHLGCDLRLVILSDYIRKEYLINENENSLDLNKMGVIPIFEKLRRSNRGKSKIGVLTGSIIIIPDNAYGALQAKAFKNGLDEINTVTLTYDNEYLIINRTEQNKNQIVHLITELFEDGEIEILVGTKSLLGEGWDAPCINTLILATFVGSFVLSNQMRGRAIRTQNLNLDKTANIWHLACIDSSSPNGGTDFDLLKRRFRGFVGVSNKEKGGIENGMDRLNLPELVHLEKQAIQANLEMFKQAGNRKNLKQRWDDALKTGVTLVEELKLPFPNKTNYQAVKTIHLNDTITNFIYTLIAAIVTFFFENFLGAFKDLFFVKTTWQFYTILLVPLMILIVTFGGKTLKAFRLYFKYRDISKDLHKIGDVLLRSLIHANVIKSSYSSYKVITSVNEYGTVYCHLEGGTTYDKSTFINALQEIVSVVDNPRCILIRKNKLMGYLSQKDYHAIPEVLGRNKKTALFFKDTWEQYVGDCELIFTRTVEGRKFVLTSRMKSLASQFDEEAEHVNIWR